Proteins encoded by one window of Torulaspora delbrueckii CBS 1146 chromosome 2, complete genome:
- the MRPL44 gene encoding mitochondrial 54S ribosomal protein mL53 (similar to Saccharomyces cerevisiae MRPL44 (YMR225C); ancestral locus Anc_8.749): MITKYFSKVVVKFNPFGKEAKTARLLLSSIPPAQRLQGTQIQSEILHASSSKTPIVKITYKDKKEMELDPSTVTFQELASYFDRHSRQLKLKESIENS; this comes from the exons ATGATCACAAAGTACTTTTCGAAGGTCGTAGTAAAGTTCAATCCATTTGGGAAAGAAG CCAAAACCGCCAGACTACTGCTAAGCTCAATTCCACCAGCACAAAGGTTACAAGGTACACAGATTCAGAGCGAGATACTGCATGCTAGTTCTAGCAAAACTCCTATAGTCAAGATAACATACAAGGATAAGAAAGAAATGGAACTAGACCCTTCTACTGTGACATTCCAAGAGTTGGCTAGTTATTTCGATCGTCATTCCAGACAGTTAAAGTTGAAGGAGAGTATTGAAAATAGTTGA
- the MPD1 gene encoding protein disulfide isomerase MPD1 (similar to Saccharomyces cerevisiae MPD1 (YOR288C); ancestral locus Anc_8.750), with amino-acid sequence MWITGWAVWLLVGLQSTAWCQNFYDSDPHMMELTPKSFDKVIHDTNYTTILEFYAPWCGYCQQLKGIMKKAAKAMNGVVQVASVNCDLAKNKKLCAEHKVQGFPTIMVFRPPKVDSSKTGAVRIPARKHAHEVYKGVRKLSPMIDFALSRMKNYVKRLNGLSKLSSILTKSPKRTLILLSKKDKVSPIYKSVALDWLDTFDCYTVPNSKLRVLEDGDELAKTHPRIFQFLHDIIPDQIKSEESILIALDGANDQYKVIDGGSFAKTEISRILNENFDILPREGPLSKREKYLHFIKTGKKGDSWKPKLHDEL; translated from the coding sequence ATGTGGATTACTGGATGGGCAGTTTGGTTACTGGTTGGGTTGCAAAGCACGGCTTGGTGCCAGAACTTTTACGATTCTGATCCGCATATGATGGAGCTCACACCAAAGAGTTTTGACAAAGTCATTCACGATACAAATTACACAACAATCCTTGAATTTTATGCACCATGGTGTGGTTATTGCCAGCAGTTGAAGGGAATTATGAAGAAAGCAGCAAAGGCGATGAATGGAGTGGTTCAGGTGGCCTCTGTTAACTGCGATCTGGCAAAAAATAAGAAATTGTGTGCAGAGCATAAAGTACAAGGTTTCCCGACAATTATGGTTTTTAGACCTCCTAAAGTGGATAGTAGCAAGACTGGAGCTGTAAGGATTCCGGCAAGAAAACATGCACACGAGGTATACAAAGGTGTAAGGAAACTGAGCCCAATGATTGATTTCGCTCTCTCTAGAATGAAAAACTACgtcaagagattgaatGGGTTGAGTAAATTGAGCTCTATCCTGACAAAATCACCAAAAAGGACATTGATTTTACTATcgaagaaggataaagtTTCACCAATTTATAAATCAGTGGCCCTCGATTGGCTTGATACTTTTGATTGCTACACGGTTCCAAACTCTAAGCTTCGCGTCCTCGAAGATGGTGATGAGCTTGCCAAGACGCATCCCAGGATCTTTCAGTTTTTGCACGACATTATCCCAGATCAAATAAAGAGCGAAGAAAGTATCTTGATTGCTCTTGACGGTGCGAATGATCAATACAAAGTCATTGATGGTGGGTCTTTTGCGAAGACAGAAATCTCAAGAATACTTAACGAGAACTTCGATATCTTGCCCAGAGAAGGTCCATTAAGtaaaagagaaaagtaCTTGCACTTCATAAAAACGGGCAAAAAGGGTGATTCGTGGAAGCCAAAGCTTCACGACGAATTGTAA
- the TDEL0B03640 gene encoding phosphoglycerate mutase (similar to Saccharomyces cerevisiae YOR283W; ancestral locus Anc_8.745): MTRDIPFYSNNEDPDVVRLFVIRHGQTEHNVQKILQGHLDTDLNHVGLEQAEKLGQYLKERHINFDSVASSDLKRCMQTIKAILEQMDQEPPVKYYKELRERCMGVIEGMHIREAESYADKHGKGSFRDFGEKADEFLERLTGGLKSIVENAAESGQVKNMAIVSHGGAIRTLLRWLHYEEHNAHNLIVFNTSVTIIDYIKRTGQFIVRRVGNTQHLGDGEFVVSDLRLR; this comes from the coding sequence ATGACTCGAGACATCCCATTTTACAGTAACAACGAGGATCCAGATGTGGTAAGATTGTTTGTGATAAGACATGGTCAGACAGAACacaatgttcaaaagatcttgcAAGGACATCTGGACACAGATCTAAACCATGTTGGACTAGAAcaagctgaaaaattgggGCAATATCTTAAGGAAAGACATATTAACTTTGATAGTGTAGCAAGcagtgatttgaaaagatgtATGCAGACGATCAAGGCCATTCTTGAGCAAATGGACCAGGAGCCTCCAGTCAAGTACTATAAGGAGCTGAGAGAACGTTGTATGGGGGTCATTGAAGGCATGCATATTAGAGAAGCTGAATCGTACGCTGATAAGCATGGTAAGGGCTCTTTCAGAGATTTTGGCGAGAAAGCGGATGAGTTCTTGGAAAGACTCACTGGAGGTCTCAAAtcaattgttgaaaacGCTGCAGAAAGCGGCCAAGTGAAGAATATGGCCATTGTGAGCCATGGAGGAGCTATTAGAACTCTGCTTAGATGGTTACACTATGAAGAGCATAATGCACATAACCTCATCGTGTTCAATACTTCAGTGACAATTATAGATTATATTAAACGCACCGGACAGTTCATCGTCAGGCGTGTAGGGAACACTCAGCATCTGGGCGATGGTGAGTTTGTAGTCAGCGATTTGCGTTTACGCTAA
- the RRP36 gene encoding rRNA-processing protein RRP36 (similar to Saccharomyces cerevisiae YOR287C; ancestral locus Anc_8.748) produces the protein MSYYFKNIKPGLEPTLEEEDELENVLRNSRNNHEDDESSDDELKTLSFGSLKKANAMLSEEEEEEEEEVIAKKSVKERTFEEESVDDDDIDSNSEDASGSSSDSEDGGFFENEYKDRKSSKKTKKKNKHAPTENSSKKRVSKIRKIPGLEVPKSRNSNLYRDIRFDKSTGLPTDTTEIRRRYQFLDEYREKEIKEMEGLLKDRKFVSKISDYEREQMQEQLKSMKSRLQTVKNKDLEHQIIKKYEQDINKDNKTKFHLKETEKRKVIQKWKFDHMKANQREKVMERKRKKRLGKEFKQFEFHKNK, from the coding sequence ATGTCCTATtatttcaagaacatcAAGCCTGGCCTTGAACCTACTTTGGAAGAGGAGGACGAACTCGAGAACGTACTGAGAAATAGCAGGAACAatcatgaagatgacgagtctagcgatgatgaattgaaaaCTTTGTCATTTGGCTCACTAAAGAAGGCTAACGCTATGttatctgaagaagaagaagaagaggaggagGAGGTGATTGCGAAGAAAAGCGTCAAGGAGAGAACTTTCGAGGAAGAATCAgtggatgatgatgatatagATAGTAACTCTGAAGATGCTTCTGGCTCAAGCTCAGATTCTGAGGATGGAGGcttttttgaaaatgagTATAAGGATAGAAAAAGCTccaagaagacgaagaagaagaacaaacaTGCTCCAACTGagaattcatcaaagaaacgAGTATCGAAGATAAGAAAAATTCCAGGATTAGAAGTGCCAAAGAGCAGAAATTCTAACCTATATAGAGATATCAGGTTTGATAAATCGACGGGACTACCTACGGACACTACAGAGATAAGACGGCGATATCAATTCTTGGATGAATATCGAGAGAAGGAGATCAAGGAAATGGAGGGTCTGTTGAAGGACCGCAAATTTGTATCAAAAATATCAGATTACGAAAGGGAACAAATGCAGGAACAGTTGAAAAGCATGAAGTCTAGATTACAAACCGTAAAGAATAAAGATTTGGAGcatcaaatcatcaagaagtATGAACAGGACATCAACAAGGATAATAAAACCAAGTtccatttgaaagaaactgaGAAGCGTAAGGTTATTCAAAAATGGAAGTTCGACCATATGAAGGCCAACCAACGTGAAAAGGTTATGGagagaaagaggaagaagaggttGGGTAAAGAATTTAAGCAATTTGAGTTCCATAAAAATAAGTGA
- the ORA1 gene encoding oxidoreductase (similar to Saccharomyces cerevisiae YMR226C; ancestral locus Anc_8.752) gives MSQGRKAAERLSGKTILITGASAGIGQATALEYLEASNGNVKLVLAARRLEKLEEIKEKINADYPSAKVYIGRLDVTKFDEIKPFLDNLPQEFKDIDILINNAGKALGSDKVGNISTADIEGMMNTNVVGLITMTQAVIPIFKAKNAGDIVNLGSVAGREAYPTGSIYCATKHAVRAFTQSLRKELIDTKIRIIEVDPGNVETEFSLVRYKGDTDKAKKVYENTEPLYAEDVADFIVYATSRKQNTVVADALLFATNQASPFHIYRGEL, from the coding sequence ATGTCacaaggaagaaaagctGCAGAAAGATTGAGTGGTAAAACCATTCTAATCACCGGTGCATCTGCCGGTATTGGCCAAGCCACTGCGTTAGAATATTTGGAAGCTTCTAATGGTAATGTTAAACTGGTTTTGGCTGCTAGAAGATTGGAGAAGttagaagaaatcaaagaaaagattaatGCTGATTATCCTTCGGCGAAAGTGTACATTGGACGTTTAGATGTGACAAAGttcgatgaaattaaaCCATTTTTAGATAATTTGCCACAAGAGTTTAAAGATATTGATATCCTGATTAACAATGCTGGTAAAGCTCTAGGAAGTGACAAGGTCGGAAATATCTCAACTGCGGACATTGAGGGAATGATGAACACTAATGTTGTGGGGTTGATCACGATGACCCAGGCCGTCATTCCAATCTTTAAAGCCAAGAATGCTGGTGATATTGTTAATCTAGGATCAGTAGCTGGTCGCGAAGCTTACCCAACTGGATCCATCTATTGTGCCACTAAGCATGCCGTCAGAGCATTCACtcaaagtttgagaaaAGAGTTGATCGACACTAAGATCAGAATTATAGAGGTTGATCCTGGTAACGTAGAGACTGAATTTTCTTTAGTGAGATATAAGGGTGATACTGACAAGGCTAAGAAAGTTTATGAGAATACTGAGCCACTCTATGCTGAGGACGTGGCTGATTTCATAGTGTATGCTACCTCAAGAAAGCAAAATACTGTGGTGGCAGATGCACTACTGTTTGCTACCAACCAGGCCTCCCCGTTCCACATTTACCGTGGTGAACTGTAA
- the MRE11 gene encoding MRX complex nuclease subunit (similar to Saccharomyces cerevisiae MRE11 (YMR224C); ancestral locus Anc_8.744), which translates to MEYPDEDTIRILITTDNHVGYNENDPVAGDDSWRTFHEIMMIAKSNNVDMVLQGGDLFHVNKPSKKSMYQVMKSLRLACMGEKPCELELLSDPSKVFYYNEFTNVNYEDPNFNISIPVFAIAGNHDDATGESLLCPMDLLQVCGLVNHFGKVLEADKIQLMPLLFQKGKTKLALYGMASVRDERLFRTFKEGKVTFEVPSIREGEWFNLMCVHQNHTGHTNTAFLPEQFLPEFLDLVIWGHEHECIPHLVHNPTKKFDVLQPGSSVATSLCDAEAKPKNVFILELKYDTVPNLITIPLTTVRAFIMRSISLKDQEHLRPHDKDAITKFLVEQIEEMIQEANAETREKSQDAYDEEEEDAVSSLPLPLIRLRVDYSGPANGTSMIDYQVENPRRISNKFAGRVANGNTVIQFYKKTRTTGSTSRKKNNAINNTDIERLIHEGGGELEVQTLIDDLLKKMQLSLLPENGMNDAVKKFVDKDEKHALKEFIDHEVDNEVDILVSHKGFLQSDDPEQIKQLIKQVKKANNNSSSLNEMAAAENLLNTNEAASTRENTNQPEHLSENRITTEKRHTRTRKSPRKKAANADVSDSIVLSDDSHDEQDADDDIDIVLSDEEEDYSSRRSAKKPASKNTRKTSRRTTSTKTPATRTSATKTPKTDILSSLLARKRK; encoded by the coding sequence ATGGAATATCCCGATGAAGACACAATACGTATCCTGATAACGACGGACAATCATGTTGGATATAATGAGAACGATCCTGTTGCTGGAGATGACTCATGGAGGACTTTCCATGAAATCATGATGATAGCAAAGAGTAATAACGTGGATATGGTACTACAGGGTGGAGACCTCTTCCACGTTAATAAGCCATCGAAAAAATCTATGTACCAGGTAATGAAGTCACTAAGGTTGGCCTGTATGGGGGAAAAGCCATGCGAGCTGGAACTACTGAGTGATCCTTCCAAGGTATTTTACTACAATGAATTCACTAATGTGAATTACGAGGATCCAAATTTTAATATATCGATTCCTGTATTTGCCATAGCGGGGAACCACGACGATGCCACTGGAGAGAGTCTTCTTTGCCCGATGGATCTGCTGCAAGTTTGCGGACTCGTTAATCATTTTGGTAAAGTCTTGGAAGCTGATAAGATCCAATTAATGCCCTTGTTGTTTCAAAAAGGCAAAACTAAACTAGCATTATATGGTATGGCATCTGTACGCGATGAACGTCTGTTCCGGACTTTCAAGGAAGGGAAAGTGACATTCGAGGTTCCATCGATACGTGAAGGTGAATGGTTTAATCTCATGTGCGTACACCAAAATCACACAGGCCACACCAATACAGCATTTTTGCCTGAGCAGTTTCTACCAGAATTTCTCGATCTTGTTATATGGGGACATGAACACGAGTGTATCCCTCATTTGGTGCATAATCCCACCAAAAAGTTTGATGTTTTACAACCTGGTTCTTCTGTAGCCACTTCACTTTGTGATGCTGAAGCAAAACCTAAAAATGTTTTCATACTGGAGTTGAAATACGACACAGTGCCCAACTTGATAACGATTCCGCTTACAACCGTACGAGCATTCATCATGAGatcgatatcattgaagGACCAAGAGCATTTAAGGCCCCATGACAAGGATGCAATTACAAAATTTCTTGTCGAACAGATCGAAGAGATGATTCAGGAAGCGAATGCAGAGACTAGAGAGAAATCTCAAGATGCatacgatgaagaagaggaagatgcGGTTTCATCTCTGCCTTTGCCACTAATAAGATTGCGAGTTGACTATAGCGGACCCGCTAATGGTACTTCAATGATAGATTATCAGGTCGAAAATCCACGTCGAATTAGCAACAAGTTCGCTGGTCGTGTAGCTAATGGTAATACTGTCATCCAATTTTACAAGAAAACAAGGACCACCGGGAGTACTTccagaaagaagaataacGCGATAAATAATACCGATATAGAGAGGTTGATTCATGAAGGCGGAGGTGAGCTTGAAGTTCAAACCCTGATTGAtgatctcttgaaaaaaatgcaGCTATCATTACTGCCAGAGAATGGTATGAATGATGCCgtcaagaaatttgttGACAAGGACGAGAAACATGCTCTGAAGGAATTCATTGATCATGAGGTGGATAATGAAGTCGATATTCTGGTATCTCACAAAGGGTTTTTGCAGTCTGACGATCCCGAGCAAATCAAGCAGCTAATCAAACAGGTCAAAAAGGCAAACAACAATAGTTCTTCACTTAACGAAatggcagcagcagaaaaTCTGCTAAATACGAACGAAGCAGCTTCCACAAGAGAAAACACGAACCAACCAGAGCATCTGAGTGAGAATCGCATTACAACGGAAAAGAGGCATACACGTACTAGAAAATCACCAAGGAAGAAGGCAGCGAATGCGGACGTTAGTGACTCGATAGTACTCTCAGATGATTCTCATGACGAACAAGACGCGGATGACGACATTGACATTGTCTtgagtgatgaagaagaggattATTCATCTCGCAGAAGCGCAAAGAAACCGGCGTCAAAGAATACCAGAAAGACCAGCAGAAGGACTACTTCAACCAAGACGCCAGCCACAAGAACTAGCGCAACAAAGACACCCAAGACTGATATCTTGAGTAGTCTCCTCGCTAGAAAGCGGAAATAA
- the RDL2 gene encoding thiosulfate sulfurtransferase RDL2 (similar to Saccharomyces cerevisiae YOR286W; ancestral locus Anc_8.747), whose amino-acid sequence MLRIAARNVMPSSSSRLFLRTLSSGSPKIYDFEGIKKLVEKPDANKILIDVREPAELESYKMPTSINIPLQSAPGALGLPQDEFKEIFQFPKPKDDQELVFFCLKGIRAKAAEELARSYGYEDTGIYPGSINDWLEKGGADITPK is encoded by the coding sequence ATGCTCAGAATCGCTGCAAGAAACGTCATGCCATCAAGCTCATCTCGCCTTTTCCTAAGAACCCTCTCATCTGGTTCTCCAAAGATATACGACTTTGAAGGTATAAAGAAGTTGGTTGAAAAGCCTGATGCCAACAAGATCTTGATTGATGTTAGAGAGCCTGCCGAATTGGAATCCTACAAGATGCCAACTTCTATAAACATTCCTTTACAAAGTGCACCTGGTGCTTTGGGTCTTCCACAGGATGAGTTCAAGgagatatttcaattcCCTAAgccaaaagatgatcaagagctagtcttcttttgcttgaaaGGCATTAGAGCTAAGGCAGCTGAAGAGTTGGCTAGATCATACGGATATGAAGATACTGGTATCTACCCAGGATCTATTAATGACTGGCTGGAGAAGGGAGGAGCTGATATTACTCCTAAATGA
- the RDL1 gene encoding thiosulfate sulfurtransferase RDL1 (similar to Saccharomyces cerevisiae YOR285W; ancestral locus Anc_8.746) codes for MWKLVVDAWNGTSDENTKQKDPSKVYDFEEMKELVQKRDPEIVLVDVREPKEFESYSIPGSVNAPFRTHPEGFGLDDKEFENTFGFHKPSKDKKLVFFCASGRRAASAEGIAEKHGYHNVALYPGSVNEWLSRGGDKLDF; via the coding sequence ATGTGGAAGCTTGTGGTAGATGCTTGGAATGGTACTAGTGACGAGAACACTAAACAGAAAGATCCCTCAAAAGTTtacgattttgaagagatgaagGAGCTTGTTCAAAAGAGGGATCCTGAAATTGTCCTAGTAGATGTTCGTGAGCCTAAGGAGTTTGAGAGCTACAGCATTCCAGGTTCTGTGAATGCTCCTTTCAGAACTCATCCTGAAGGGTTTGGTCTTGATGACAAGGAGTTTGAAAATACATTTGGATTTCATAAGCCAAGCAAGGATAAGAAATTGGTGTTTTTCTGTGCATCTGGTAGAAGAGCTGCTAGTGCTGAAGGAATTGCCGAGAAGCACGGTTACCATAATGTTGCTTTGTACCCTGGTTCTGTGAACGAATGGCTCTCCCGAGGCGGTGATAAACTCGACTTTTGA
- the TDEL0B03580 gene encoding uncharacterized protein (similar to Saccharomyces cerevisiae YOR289W; ancestral locus Anc_8.751), with product MSDKSSTGSPYAFYAFYTLYQSFHKSLPEVSFTDVCHKLYPSEEVDTTSSTSLFITWKKKSRGRGGNGDNYALRGCIGTFAKLPVVTGIEKYSLIAAFQDRRFPPITASEISHLKCSCNILQNFKTIYDGKGDIYDWEVGLHGIELVFKHPQTGSTCSATFLPEVIPEQGWDKKETFLNLIEKAGVYAYAKEVLDDYQNHFLKVIRYEGNKSSLSYAEFEDLMGELDEV from the coding sequence ATGTCTGATAAGTCATCTACAGGCTCTCCGTACGCTTTCTACGCTTTCTACACGCTGTATCAGAGCTTTCATAAGTCTCTTCCCGAAGTGTCATTTACAGATGTTTGCCACAAGTTATATCCATCTGAGGAAGTTGACACTACTTCAAGTACTTCTTTGTTTATTAcctggaagaaaaaatctaGAGGTCGTGGTGGAAATGGGGACAATTATGCCTTGAGGGGTTGTATTGGAACATTTGCTAAATTACCAGTGGTAACTGggattgaaaaatactcATTGATTGCTGCTTTCCAGGATAGAAGGTTTCCACCTATAACTGCAAGTGAAATTAGCCATTTGAAATGCAGTTGTAATATTTTACAAAACTTTAAAACCATATACGATGGTAAAGGGGATATATATGATTGGGAAGTTGGGTTACATGGGATTGAGCTGGTCTTCAAACATCCACAAACCGGATCCACTTGTAGTGCAACCTTTTTACCTGAAGTAATTCCTGAACAAGGTTGGGATAAGAAAGAGacatttttgaatttgattgaGAAGGCCGGAGTTTACGCATACGCTAAGGAAGTCCTGGACGACTACCAAAATCactttctcaaagttaTCAGGTATGAGGGTAATAAGAGTTCGCTCTCGTACgcagaatttgaagatctaATGGGAGAGCTCGATGAAGTATAA